A stretch of Oncorhynchus masou masou isolate Uvic2021 unplaced genomic scaffold, UVic_Omas_1.1 unplaced_scaffold_2013, whole genome shotgun sequence DNA encodes these proteins:
- the LOC135532767 gene encoding semaphorin-6D-like, giving the protein MDSSVPNIGDEPWFTKTRVRYRLTALAVDNAAGPHGNYTVLFIGSEAGVVLKVLAKTSPLSLNDSILLEEIDLFNRAKCLSNSEDDRHILSLHVDRDTHTVCM; this is encoded by the exons ATGGACTCCTCCGTGCCTAACATAGGAGATGAGCCCTGGTTCACCAAGACACGCGTCAG GTACAGGCTGACAGCCCTGGCGGTGGACAACGCGGCTGGTCCACATGGTAACTACACGGTGCTGTTCATTGGTTCAGAGGCGGGCGTGGTGCTGAAGGTTCTAGCCAAGACTTCCCCTCTGTCCCTAAACGACAGCATCCTATTGGAGGAGATTGACCTGTTCAACAGAGCCAA gtgtCTGTCTAACAGTGAGGATGACAGGCATATTTTGTCGCTCCATgttgacagagacacacacacagtgtgtatgTAG